One Anthonomus grandis grandis chromosome 15, icAntGran1.3, whole genome shotgun sequence DNA segment encodes these proteins:
- the LOC126745010 gene encoding peritrophin-44-like isoform X2 has translation MMSLYYLPEIFLLLVTSAGAVYEQNPFFQQEIKPSTTQSTPGLAVTQPTTTSTTTKEPIFTIEPPEILYGGDLNRFCLQPTGQFPSKGCNKYVNCWQGIAIEQSCPEGLLFSPIKLYCDYSQNVDCQGKAIIDTSASLVPTTAPSSPAAVGASLRKFCLRPTGLFPGSSCSKFVNCWGDNTVEQDCPEGLHFSTEGYCDYPVNVNCVAQDDKHIPENFFASVTSECPLEFGTFRDKTNCSQYYTCAYNKIAARYECPDGLSFSDILGLCDYSYRVDCTKEPQIFQRKIEHNMQDMIAQVQNCTPGTVFALNPQCTSACRCREGVAEIIQCPSGFAYDIQLDKCLPLHLARC, from the exons ATGATGTCACTTTATTATCTACCGGAGATTTTTCTGCTTTTAGTCACTAGTGCGGGGGCAGTTTACGAACAAAATCCGTTTTTTCAACAAG aaatcAAACCCTCAACCACCCAATCAACTCCCGGTTTGGCTGTTACACAACCAACAACCACATCTACCACCACAAAAGAACCGATCTTTACTATAGAACCACCGGAGATCTTATATG GTGGCGACCTAAACCGATTTTGCCTTCAACCAACAGGTCAATTTCCCAGCAAGGGTTGCAATAAATACGTTAATTGCTGGCAAGGGATTGCCATAGAGCAGAGTTGCCCTGAAGGCCTTCTATTTAGCCCTATAAAGCTTTACTGCGATTATTCTCAAAACGTCGATTGTCAAGGGAAAGCCATTATTGACACATCAGCTTCACTAGTACCAACGACTGCTCCATCTAGTCCTGCAGCAG TGGGAGCATCACTGCGAAAATTCTGCCTGAGACCAACCGGACTTTTCCCAGGCAGTTCCTGCAGTAAATTCGTGAATTGTTGGGGTGATAATACGGTGGAACAAGATTGTCCCGAGGGACTACACTTTTCCACTGAAGGTTATTGTGATTACCCGGTAAATGTGAATTGTGTAGCACAGGATGACAAGCACATTCCCGAGA atttttttgcatCTGTTACAAGCGAATGCCCATTGGAATTTGGCACATTTAGGGACAAAACGAATTGCAGTCAATATTATACTTGTGCCTATAATAAAATCGCTGCCAGGTACGAGTGTCCTGACGGATTGAGCTTTAGTGAC atTCTGGGATTGTGCGATTATTCTTATAGGGTGGATTGCACCAAGGAGCCTCAAATTTTCCAAAGAAAAATTGAACACAACATGCAAG ATATGATCGCCCAAGTTCAAAATTGCACCCCCGGTACCGTTTTTGCACTGAACCCTCAATGTACCAGCGCGTGTCGTTGTCGAGAAGGTGTAGCGGAAATTATCCAATGTCCTAGCGGTTTCGCTTACGACATTCAACTGGATAAATGCTTACCGTTACATTTAGCACGATGTTAA
- the LOC126745010 gene encoding protein obstructor-E-like isoform X1, whose amino-acid sequence MMSLYYLPEIFLLLVTSAGAVYEQNPFFQQGGSKPLKKDLNQINMAIIVPPGGAPYLTAPGQQPPSPSAPGYVWVQVPLSNTPINEIKPSTTQSTPGLAVTQPTTTSTTTKEPIFTIEPPEILYGGDLNRFCLQPTGQFPSKGCNKYVNCWQGIAIEQSCPEGLLFSPIKLYCDYSQNVDCQGKAIIDTSASLVPTTAPSSPAAVGASLRKFCLRPTGLFPGSSCSKFVNCWGDNTVEQDCPEGLHFSTEGYCDYPVNVNCVAQDDKHIPENFFASVTSECPLEFGTFRDKTNCSQYYTCAYNKIAARYECPDGLSFSDILGLCDYSYRVDCTKEPQIFQRKIEHNMQDMIAQVQNCTPGTVFALNPQCTSACRCREGVAEIIQCPSGFAYDIQLDKCLPLHLARC is encoded by the exons ATGATGTCACTTTATTATCTACCGGAGATTTTTCTGCTTTTAGTCACTAGTGCGGGGGCAGTTTACGAACAAAATCCGTTTTTTCAACAAG GTGGATCAAAACCTCTTAAAAAAGACCTGAACCAAATTAACATGGCAATTATTGTACCACCTGGGGGTGCACCTTATTTGACTGCGCCAGGACAACAACCTCCATCACCTTCTGCACCTGGTTACGTATGGGTTCAAGTGCCATTATCAAATACTCCAATCAATG aaatcAAACCCTCAACCACCCAATCAACTCCCGGTTTGGCTGTTACACAACCAACAACCACATCTACCACCACAAAAGAACCGATCTTTACTATAGAACCACCGGAGATCTTATATG GTGGCGACCTAAACCGATTTTGCCTTCAACCAACAGGTCAATTTCCCAGCAAGGGTTGCAATAAATACGTTAATTGCTGGCAAGGGATTGCCATAGAGCAGAGTTGCCCTGAAGGCCTTCTATTTAGCCCTATAAAGCTTTACTGCGATTATTCTCAAAACGTCGATTGTCAAGGGAAAGCCATTATTGACACATCAGCTTCACTAGTACCAACGACTGCTCCATCTAGTCCTGCAGCAG TGGGAGCATCACTGCGAAAATTCTGCCTGAGACCAACCGGACTTTTCCCAGGCAGTTCCTGCAGTAAATTCGTGAATTGTTGGGGTGATAATACGGTGGAACAAGATTGTCCCGAGGGACTACACTTTTCCACTGAAGGTTATTGTGATTACCCGGTAAATGTGAATTGTGTAGCACAGGATGACAAGCACATTCCCGAGA atttttttgcatCTGTTACAAGCGAATGCCCATTGGAATTTGGCACATTTAGGGACAAAACGAATTGCAGTCAATATTATACTTGTGCCTATAATAAAATCGCTGCCAGGTACGAGTGTCCTGACGGATTGAGCTTTAGTGAC atTCTGGGATTGTGCGATTATTCTTATAGGGTGGATTGCACCAAGGAGCCTCAAATTTTCCAAAGAAAAATTGAACACAACATGCAAG ATATGATCGCCCAAGTTCAAAATTGCACCCCCGGTACCGTTTTTGCACTGAACCCTCAATGTACCAGCGCGTGTCGTTGTCGAGAAGGTGTAGCGGAAATTATCCAATGTCCTAGCGGTTTCGCTTACGACATTCAACTGGATAAATGCTTACCGTTACATTTAGCACGATGTTAA